ACTAATGCATTAGGTTACTCCCTAGAAATGGCCCCATAGCAGCTTTCAGTGGTGGTGAACTCCTAAAATAACGAAActaaaatgtaactaaaattcaaaaagaaataacaataaaactatAGATCTTGCAGCTCGTCAGTGCGCACTGTTGATTTCTATCTAGGCCTTGTAAATATAAGTGGAGCCAAAGATTTTAAAGTACGTTATGGGTTTTGTGATGATGGGGTTTAAATCTGGGCGTGAAACTCAAAACCGCTAGAGAAAAATGCTGTGGGGCTGGACCCCATCTCAAccaacccccaccccctttGCCTCCACTCCTTTATCCGTGCCCTGAATAGCAGGCAGATTTTAGGCTGAGAGACGACAGGGACGCGAGGCAAGCACCCACACATCCCGATGCCGGTTGCCTGATAAACAAAACCTGATGCTCCTTATATGGTGGGCGGTTCCTGAAGGGAGGGCCTTGAGttgagagacaggagagacaggagaggaggatagGATGCTGAGGAGGGGAGCAGCCATGAAGAAAGGGGAGGGATGTTGCTTTTGAGAAATGGTGGGGGGCTTGCAGGCTATAAACCCAGACGGAGACCAGCAGGGCTAATGAACTCATCTGCTCTGTGACTGCCTCTAGCCTCTAATGACTGCTCGGCTTCACCTCTCACACTGGGGATGAGCCACTGGGGGCATTGATTTCCGTGCTGGGAGACCACTGCGTGAAGATCAAAGATAATGACAGTTCTCTAGTGTTGAATAAGACAGGGAGGTTGGTATACGGCACTGTCTATGCAATTAGAGGTATTTCTAGTTTGAAGTTGGGACTGGAATAGTGAGATAAGACcagttgcagtgtgtgtgtaaagggaggatgttgttggtggtgttgaAAGggcatgtgcttgtgtgtgtatgatgtgtggtcgtgcgtgtgtgtgtatgatgtgtggtcgtgcgtgtgtgtgtgtttctgagaatCGTAAGGCCAGACAGACAGCGGTAATCTAGTCCCAGAAGCCACGGAAAGATTAAGAAAAGaatgaaacagacaaaaatcaGGCGAGACAAGACGTGTCTGGCATGCATGGCAGAATAATTTGCAAAGATGAACAAGGAGAAAGTGGATTTATTCAGAAAGCACATAACAGGGTAGAGAAGATATTTAGtcttgaggaggaggaggaggaggatggtggGGGTTAAAGTAGGTGGTGTAGCATTTCTGGAGAAACAGCAGCTGCCAAGGGGACAGCTGGGTGTCCTGCTCAAAAAGGCGACCAGGGGAAGCGCCTTCGTCTTAAAAGGTTTGAACGGATATTTATAGATATCCTCACAGAGCCCCTGGGTTTCATGTGAGAAGGGAGAGGGGAGTGTGGGTTAAGGTATTTCACTTGTATCCATTTTGACCAAGGAATGTAGAGCTGGTCTCATTACTGGACGTTCTCCATCATCTTCAGAAActctggagagagaaagacagggcaACAGTCAATTACTCAACCCACCACCGAAACATCCGACTGATCAATGAAGGACTGAAAAGAAGAACAAATTAGTCAGCTCACATGCTCAGCAGCACagtgtgtagccaaagcctgtaCGTGAGGTTTGCATTAAATAATCTTAATcaaccaaacaaaaatgtatttacagagactgatgtaaaggaatagttcggcattttgggaaatatgcttatttgctcaccaagagttggatgagaaaTTGATACCACTGCAGGCATACACATAGCCTGGCCCTGTCCATATGTCACTacctgcctaccagcacctctaatgctcactaactaacacgttatatcttatttgtttaattcgtacaaaagCCCAAGTGCCAAAAACTAGACATTTTACAGGGTTTATGTgcctttatgttaagctaagctaactggcagctggctccagcttcatattgtACAGACAGATTTGAGAGCTGTAtagatcttctcatttaactcccaaaaagaaagtgaataagtatgttaaccaaaatgtcaaactattcctttgaacATGCGAGTCCATTACAGACAATGCCTTTCATGATCAAATCAGACATGCACTTTACTGTGACCTTCTGCTCAATATACAGCTGACACTGCCTCcctcatataaaaatattttcttttgctgtaCATTATGAAAGACAAGGCGTGGTCCACAGGAGTGAAGAAATTCTTCTCGCTCTATACGTAGCTTGATCTTACCATCAAAATCAATCTTTCCATCTTTGTTTGAGTCCGATTCCCCAAACATCTCATCAATATCTTCCTCTACGACTGGTTCTCCAGTGAGATGGAGGATTTCTCCAAACTCCTCCCGGTCAATGAAACCATCTCCGTTCCTGTGGATAAAAAGCAATATTAAATTCAAATCTCTCGCCTCCCTGCTCTCTTATACCTACACACTGCGGATACTCATTAAAAAGTctgctttatttttaaagtttaggCCAATACTTCTATATTCTATAGCAGCCATAACTGTGGTCTGAGTCCAACGATACAGTTTTTTTGAGGATTCTTTTACACGAAtgcataacataaacaaacattttcccttaaatttaattattaaagaaTTGTTGCCAATACATGTACTAAGCGGGACATTTTGCAgattaaaaatgtcaatctgGCAATTTTCTTGTGATCAGCCTGCGTATATGTGTTGACCCAGATGATTTATTGGTCGGGTTCTAGTCTAAACTGTAGAATCAGTCCAGGCTCgccaatgagaaaaaaaacaatgtcatttTGGACAAGTTgctatggtgaacatgttagcaaacagttgattatttacacatccatcagATATGGACcaacattaggattcattttgagttgtgtttctggccacttggcaaatgtcagtccaatattcactctccttttagctctgttttggtctccataaACTCTTGATTAAAATATGTAGCTCTTCTgcagctaaatgttccacaGTGTTCGACGGATTGTCACTAACTATCTGTCATTTGATGCTGggtaggtagtgtacagtgggtttatctgagctttttcgctaaaaaacagctgcctgctgtggctggacaAAACTGATGAGAGGGGAGTgtgtgggccagaaaaccaaaacaatgagctgaaagacgttAAACTGCTatgtagagctgaggagaactatAAAGTTGGTCATAAATCTTTTTGGTTTCTTCACTAGCAgtgacccttttcacattacacattgatccactgttaatataaaaatattaattagtgcagctttaaagcggCTGTAATAGATACTTTTgtaataatgtatcaaatgacaatgtgaaaacaatgtgacaatgtgaacgGGGAGggtcgtagtgatgaacctacagaaagttctcacctgaatctgcagctccacttggctttacagagctttatagtgagtttgagctcgttgtttagctgtccggcccacaatcttactgttttggttccctctcaccgctctcatagtgccgttttcggccgcagcaggcagctgttttcagagaaaaagctgtaaaaagccactgtacactacctgctcagcagcagacagacacagttagagactagctggtgaacatagtgccAGATTTGtgaataagcaactgtttgctaacaagttcgccatattaACTTAAagggtgatgatatgtcagtgttgtgttcacaacttgtttccgctgcccccaagtggccagaaatatcagttattgcaggtttgagGAGCAGCATTACTTTTGTTTACTACAACTTTTACATGTAACATGTATCGCTTTTGTTCCCTAAATTAAAAATCAAGAGAAACTGGTTTGTCCTCTCCCTAAATTTGTAATTGTAACAAATATCCAACAATGGTGAGAGTGGATCAgtacaaaactgaaatgtttacaGTGCCCagaatattttgagaaaaatgcatttttcttttgcttgtcAATAACTGTTGGACAATTGGATGTGCAGACTGTACAGACTGTGGGTGCAGTATCACAGAagatttataaataaagttgccttgTTGATACACGTATGCTCTATTATCCATATATAATGACTGAGTTCTACAAAGTGTTTAATGATTCTGCAGGCCATAAAAATGTAACCTAATTCTATAGTATTCTAATTTATAAGCTTTTcaatttagccacagcacaACATGAATCTTGACATGTGGTGTTTGCATTTGTCTTTCTGATAGTATTGGGTGTCATACTTGTCAAAAATACGGAAGCATTCTGAAAGCTCTTCTTCACTCTTTCCAGCCTGGTCCTCCTTTAACTGTTGCACCATCATGACCAAGAACTCCTCGAAGTCGATGGTGCCGCTACCTGAGGAGCGGGGAGGTGAATAAGTGAGGAGGGAGAGGGCAGGAACAAAGTGAAAGGTGAGGTGACAGGAAGAAGGCTACACATGCAGTGCAACCCAAtccaatgtttgtttgttttaaaaaaaaatcatctataTCATCAATTCATGATATTTATTGCATTCTAGCAAGTAGTTTGAAATTAAGTGCGGTTTCTTATTTCTTGACACTTTCCTGTCTTGTCTCCTTCCTTCctaattttctatttattattactgtatttactATTCCCCAAATGGCCTTTGCTAACCCTtagttaaaggggcactccacagattttacacatgcaTGTCCGTTTACTCATCACGAGGAATCCTATTCAGCATTTTGAAGTctgaaaataaccctgatgatgtcatcagggttagtTTGAGTAAGGCTTGAGACTTCAAATATTTGACAGAGTTATAAACTGGCGGGATGGAAGTTGCAAGATGAGGGCATTTTAACAGGCAGGTAGggtttaatgaaaaatgtaccTTTTCACTAGGATTGTGGCATGGCAACCTGAATGTccagaacaagaaaaaaactggGTAACATTGTTAAGGTGGCCGGCTAGATCATCAGCAAGCAGCAGTCCTCCTTGTTAGACATCTTTTATCACCAGGTCAGAGGTCCAGGGTTTCCAGGGCAAAGTGCAATAGATTTACATTTTCCTTTGTCCCTAGTGCAATAAACATGCTTAACTTGCACAAAAGGTAATTTTAACTTGCACCTATGCACTTTTTGCTCACACTTAGCACCGTGGCACTTTATCTTATCCAATCCtataaaaatacatctttttctAGATTTTATTGCTGTACTGTCATTGTTTATCTGTGCTCTGCTGCAAGCCGAATTTCCCCCAGCGGGACAATaaagaactgaactgaaatgaaaatgctaTTGATTTGCTTTGTGGGAATTGTAAGATCCAAAcgtttttggagcttgattCATACCGgtgactaaaagtcaggatatttcaGCCTCTGCTGATTCAATTTTCATCGTTCTTTTCcaaatctgtctctcacaagtcccccAGCTTTATGGAAGTAAATAcaaaattgctggagtacctcCTTAATGTGTAAGAGTCACACAAAACATAGCCTTTTCTTATGGCTTCCCTGTTGTTGAGGCCACAGTGAGTAGAGAATTTAGTAATTCTGCCTCTTCTGTATGGAGATAAGCACTCAAAAGAAAGCTAAAGAACCagggaacaaaaaaaaatgtaagcaaGCAGCTGGATCCCATCAATCATCAATAAATGTCTATGCATTAGGTTGCAAGATCTGTTCTCCTTTTTCTATTTGTTGATCACACAATGATCTCACCGTCCTCATCGACCTCCTCAATGATGGCATCCAACTCCTCCCTTGATGGGTTCTGGCCCAGCATCCTCATCACGGTACCCAACTCCTTGGTGCTGATGTCACCGCCACCGTCGGTGTCGAACATGTCGAAGGCGGCCTTGAACTCTGCACGAGAGAAGGAAATAGTTCAAATTCGGACAAGTCAAAACtggcaaaacaaaatcaagGAGAAAAATCCTTTCTGGATCTTGTCTTTGAATTATACATTTTGGAAGGTTATAATAGCTCAGAATGACTCATTTACTGTGGTCTGACAAAGTGGATTAATGCAGAATGCAAAGGGCCTAAGGGAACAAAAATCAGTTAACTGGTGCAATTTCCAAGAAGAATTTTCATAAAACCATTTCCAGCTGCTCATTCAGTACAAATGTCTTGCCATTTATTCATAGAACCAGAGTCAATCTGAATCTTTACAAACAGCAGGAAGCTCAGGTGAAAATCAGTGGAGGAACCTCATCAAGTGTAATCCACTTATGGATTCCTGTAGTGAAGAGCTACAGACCTGCAATCATCTCCTCGGTCAGGAAGGAGCGGGCATCACTTTGTGCGTCAGTGGGCTTAAGAGAAGTGAATCAAAAAAGGGTGGGAAGGGCAGTGGTGAAAAGAgaggtggacagagagagagaagttatCATTCCTGTCAGCTGTATGAACCTGCAGTTGCATAATGTTGCCAGTGAACATGTATGGTCATTACCAGAACAGGATGTAAGGAGTCAAAGAGAATAATAGCATCTTCAACAGCTCTCAaccactctcacacacagttgCACACTAGCATCACATATGCTGACATAAGAaatgatttgtcatttttcatgtctATCAGCCCCCTGGGATTTGGCAAACTGTCAGTCTGCTCAGTAACTTATTAGTCCATTCCTGTACTGTAGATTATTGGGGACCACTTTTGGAGCCATACTAAAGTGTTTCAGactttttaagtgttttgctATGTtgcaggcagccattggtttcacTATGAAAATTAAGTTGCAAGTCAAGTTGAATCTTGTTTGACTTAGGTAGTAATCTATCACAATTAAACATCATATCTGCTTTTAAATTGCATGACAGGGTTGGCATCATTATTGTATCAATGTATTGTTGTGATAGATTACCTATTTCAAGGAGATTTCTAgtttttacaaatacattttcatactgattaaaatgaatggaaatcaaCATTTGTCTTGCAGGACTAGCTTGAAAAATCTAAACAtctaaaaaatacagtatactttGGGCAATCATTAGtggttatatacagtatcttgaGTTGTACTAAATATGTgctaaaacatatatttttgcatgttttagtgggataaaacatgcaaaaatactcATATGATCCTTCACTGGCACGCTCTGGTCACTCTATCTCCTTGTAGTTAAGCCTTGTTTCGCCATCGAGCCAGAGAAAACTAAAAGAGAAACCTAAAGCCAGAGACAGAACTATCATTGACAAAGTGACAGCCAAGGACTGGAAATAGCCTTATGTCAGGTAAGAAGTCATTTTTAATCCTCTGCCAGCTGTCTGCACTTGTTAATGACGCGTCTTAAAGGGGAACACCACTCAtataagacttttttttatgaGGAAGATGTGGGAGATGGCAGAATGTTGGGGTTTTATGCAGAAACTGGTTTTAATCTCTGCTGTTCCAGTCTGATCCAACGTTTCTCCTTCCCACTGGTGGTTGTTCTCCCAGTCTTACCATCTTTCCAGTTTGTTCATACATCCAGACTTTAtgcctgatgacatcacaagtTTACATTGCACTGTAGGTCATACATGCAATGGGAATCTTTCTTGACAGTGCTAGCTTCTTGTTTTTAATCTAGTTCATAATGCAAGAAAGTTCAATTCGAAACAGCAAGAACCACCATCAGTGCTTGTCCCaagcatttttttcaattttctaaAAGGACTgttgttgagaaatgttgactAGAGATTATCAAAGCATAGcaaaaagtaacaaaagaaTACTTGAATTGAGCGGTATTCCCCTTTAATTGTTATATAGACCCCTGTTCTGTGCTAGTTCAGGAGGACAGTAAATTATTTTCCATCTATCCCTGTTTCGTTGACAGAACCTCATCAGTATTGTAACATATGGATGTTCACACTCATTAGTTTACTTTAAAGCTATTTTTAAGGTGAGACTTGGGAGAGGATTTGAGGGGGATTTTCTCAAGGTGAATGTTAGGACACTCAGAAAAGGCCACACGTCTTCTCACTTTACTCAGCTGTGTACTTTCGATTTTTAGAATTGCTCCCTCCAACCTAAATATTAATCATATTGAGTTTAGTTACAAAGTGATggaacacaaaaacagagtaaAATCACATCAGtctgtaaacaaacagcaaagAGGAGTTACAAAAGTTGAACATGTAAACAGAAGTTTCCAACAGCAGGTTACCAGTCTCTAGCaaacatcataaaaacataatcaGCCAAAGTATTTGCCCCAAATTATTTTCCCAAAAATTTCAGGAATTCCAAGAGATAAAACATCACTTGTAAAGAAATCCAGCTGATAACCCAGCTGTGCTGAAGATGAGGACTTGCTGGGTGACTGTAGGTGAGCAGAAGAAGTTTTTACTTCGGATAATAATCTCCATCTTCTGTTATTTGGCTTTCATCCTCATCAGttgaaaacaaaagtaaatccTCAAAGATTCATTAAAACTAAATTTCCTTCTCTTTGTGGTTTCCTTTTTACCTTCTTCTCAGTTTCTTACCATGGCGGCCGGCTGTGTTGAACAACAGACAGCAGTAAAAACGACAGACGTCTGGCAAAGAAAGTCTCGCTACTACACAGTTCAGGTTGCGCTGTTACTCCCCTCCATAAGTACCCTCTCATCCCAGTACACTTTTACTGAAAATGATCGGGATTGGGCAAGAGGCCCCCTCCTCAGACAAGAGACAGCCAATCAAATCCAACTTTAGTTTGTGTCCTCTTACAATCTCCTGATGGACAACCCCTTGTGTGGCACACTCTGTAATCTCCCATATTTAGATAACAGACAAGCTCAgtgacatttattaaaaaaaaaaaaaaaaaaaaaaaaaaaacaacaacgcaGGCATCAGGCAGCTGGAGGTTATTTTGGCCAAGGATCAGCTGAGCATCTCAGTGCAGATGGACACTTgatttcacatactg
This sequence is a window from Siniperca chuatsi isolate FFG_IHB_CAS linkage group LG10, ASM2008510v1, whole genome shotgun sequence. Protein-coding genes within it:
- the LOC122882809 gene encoding troponin C, skeletal muscle translates to MPTDAQSDARSFLTEEMIAEFKAAFDMFDTDGGGDISTKELGTVMRMLGQNPSREELDAIIEEVDEDGSGTIDFEEFLVMMVQQLKEDQAGKSEEELSECFRIFDKNGDGFIDREEFGEILHLTGEPVVEEDIDEMFGESDSNKDGKIDFDEFLKMMENVQ